The bacterium genome segment TCAAGGAGAACCAACTGCGCCGGATGCGTTCCGGACAGCGAGCGAGCGTCCACGTGGACGCCTACGGCCGCGACTACGAGGGGCGCGTCGAGAGCGTGGGCGGCGCGACGGCGGCGAAGTTCAGCCTGCTGCCGCCGGAGAACGCGACCGGCAACTTCGTGAAGGTCGTGCAGCGCGTGCCGGTGAAGATCGTGCTCGATCCCGGACAGGACGCGGAGCGCCGCCTGCGCCCCGGCCTGTCGGTCGTGCCGACCGTCTTCACCGACGGAGGAGGGGGCCGATGATTCGGGTGATCACGATCGCGCGCGAGTACGGCAGCGGCGGCGGCGCCACCGCGCGGCGGGTCGCCGCGCTCCTCGGCTGGCGGCTCGTGGACCGCGAGATCATCGCCGCGGCGGCGCGGGTCGCGCACCTCGCCCCCGAGGACGTCGCGGCGCTCGACGAGCATCCGACGCCGTGGCTGACGCGGATGATCAAGGCGTTTTGGCGCGGCGGGCCGGAGGGGTTCGCCGGCGCGCCGAACAAGGTCTTCGACGGCGAAGCGCTGGCCGACCTGACCCGGCGGCTGCTCCTCGACCTCGCCGACGAAGGAGACTGCG includes the following:
- a CDS encoding cytidylate kinase-like family protein — protein: MIRVITIAREYGSGGGATARRVAALLGWRLVDREIIAAAARVAHLAPEDVAALDEHPTPWLTRMIKAFWRGGPEGFAGAPNKVFDGEALADLTRRLLLDLADEGDCVVVGRGAQCALAGREDAFHVFVHAPRAERFARIRPLYADDADAEEALDHVDRDRARYVQRAYGRRRLDPDLYDLMVNTRLGVERCAAAILAAAGLEARPQ